In one window of Bos taurus isolate L1 Dominette 01449 registration number 42190680 breed Hereford chromosome 15, ARS-UCD2.0, whole genome shotgun sequence DNA:
- the OR10A4 gene encoding olfactory receptor family 10 subfamily A member 4 produces the protein MMQGNWTVVNEFVLVSFSSLSSQLQALLFLLFLTIYLVTLMGNVLIILVTTADSALQSPMYFFLRNLSFLEIGFNLVIVPKMLGTLIIQDTTISFLGCATQMYFFFFFGAAECCLLATMAYDRYVAICDPLRYPIIMGRRACGQLAAASWFSGFPVATVQTTWIFSFPFCGPNRVNHFFCDSPPVIALVCADTSLFELEALTATVLFILFPFLLILGSYVRILSTIFGMPSAEGKRKAFSTCSSHLLVVSLFYSTAILTYFRPRSSNSPESKKLLSLSYTVVTPMLNPIIYSLRNSEVKAALRRAIRRTLGFRKL, from the coding sequence ATGATGCAGGGAAACTGGACAGTTGTCAATGAGTTTGTTCTTGTGAGCTTCTCATCCCTGTCCTCTCAGCTACAAGCTCtgttgtttctcctttttttgaCCATTTACCTTGTTACCCTGATGGGAAATGTCCTCATAATCCTGGTTACTACAGCTGACTCTGCCCTCCAAAGTCctatgtacttcttcctcagGAACTTGTCTTTCCTGGAGATAGGTTTCAACTTGGTTATTGTGCCCAAGATGCTGGGGACCCTGATCATCCAGGACACAACCATCTCCTTCCTTGGCTGTGCTACCCAGAtgtacttcttcttcttcttcggAGCTGCTGAGTGCTGCCTTCTGGCCACCATGGCGTATGACCGCTACGTGGCCATCTGTGACCCTTTGCGCTACCCAATCATCATGGGTCGCAGGGCCTGTGGCCAGCTGGCAGCTGCCTCCTGGTTCTCAGGATTCCCAGTGGCTACTGTGCAAACCACATGGATTTTCAGCTTCCCTTTTTGTGGCCCCAACAGGGTGaaccacttcttctgtgacaGCCCCCCTGTCATCGCACTGGTCTGTGCTGATACCTCTCTGTTTGAACTGGAAGCTCTAACAGCTACTGTCCTATTCATCCTCTTCCCTTTCTTGTTGATCCTGGGATCCTATGTCCGCATCCTCTCCACTATCTTCGGGATGCCCTCAGCCGAGGGGAAGCGcaaggccttctccacctgctcctcccaccttctGGTTGTCTCCCTCTTCTACAGCACTGCCATCCTCACATACTTCCGACCCCGGTCCAGCAACTCTCCTGAGAGCAAGAAGCTGTTGTCGCTCTCCTACACGGTGGTGACTCCCATGTTGAACCCCATCATCTACAGCTTGAGGAATAGTGAAGTAAAGGCTGCACTAAGGCGGGCCATCCGCAGGACCTTGGGCTTTCGGAAACTATGA
- the OR2D2 gene encoding olfactory receptor family 2 subfamily D member 2 produces the protein MRQTNQTQVTEFLLLGLSDDQHTQKLLFTLFLGVYLVTVLGNLLLMFLIQVDSQLHTPMYFFLCNLSLADLCFSTNIVPQALVHLLSRKKVISFTRCAAQLLLFLIFGCTQCALLAVMSCDRYVAICNPLHYPSTMTWRVCIQLAVGSWTSGILVSAVDTTFTLRLPYQGSNNVAHFFCEAPSILILASTDTHTSEMAIFLMGVVILLIPVSLILVSYGHIIVTVVRMRSAEGKLKAFSTCGSHLVVVILFYGSGIITYMTPKSYKEQKKLVSVFYAMVTPMLNPLIYSLRNKDVKGALRKVVIRNFPCRFGVFH, from the coding sequence ATGAGACAGACCAATCAAACGCAGGTGACAGAATTCCTCCTTCTGGGACTCTCTGATGACCAACACACCCAGAAACTGCTTTTCACCTTATTCCTAGGTGTCTACCTGGTCACTGTGCTTGGAAATCTGCTTCTCATGTTCCTTATTCAGGTTGACTCTCAGCTTCACACacccatgtatttttttctctgcaaTTTATCTCTGGCTGACCTCTGTTTCTCTACCAACATCGTTCCTCAAGCCCTAGTCCACCTGCTATCCAGAAAGAAAGTGATTTCATTCACACGTTGTGCAGCTCAGCTTCTACTCTTCCTCATTTTTGGGTGTACCCAGTGTGCCCTTTTGGCGGTGATGTCCTGTGATCGATATGTGGCTATCTGCAACCCTCTGCATTACCCTAGCACCATGACTTGGAGGGTGTGCATCCAGCTGGCTGTAGGATCATGGACCAGTGGCATTCTGGTGTCTGCGGTGGACACCACCTTCACACTAAGGCTGCCCTACCAAGGCAGCAATAACGTTGCTCATTTCTTTTGTGAGGCCCCTTCAATATTGATCCTGGCATCCACAGACACCCACACTTCAGAGATGGCCATTTTCCTCATGGGGGTTGTGATTCTCCTCATACCGGTTTCTCTAATCCTGGTGTCTTATGGCCACATCATAGTGACTGTGGTCAGGATGAGGTCAGCTGAGGGCAAGCTCAAGGCATTCTCAACCTGTGGCTCCCATCTCGTGGTGGTCATCCTTTTTTATGGGTCAGGAATTATCACCTACATGACACCAAAGTCttacaaagaacagaaaaagcTGGTATCTGTGTTCTATGCAATGGTGACCCCCATGCTTAATCCCCtcatctacagcctgaggaacaaGGATGTGAAGGGAGCTCTGAGGAAAGTAGTCATAAGGAATTTCCCATGCAGGTTTGGAGTTTTCCACTGA